TCCGACTACCCGCACTGGGATTTCGACTCCCCGCGGCTGGCGCCACGGCTGTTCCCGTCCGACGCGCGGGAACAGATCATGGGGGCCAACGCCTGCCGGCTGTACGGGCTGCCGGCGCGAGCCACGGAGGCGACGCGATGAGCGTGTCGACCTGGTCTGCTGTGTCGGCTGTGTCGTCCGGGGGGACCGCGATCGGCACCGGCGCCGTCGACACCGACGTGCACTGCGCGCCGACGTCGCTGGCCGAGTTGGCCCCGTTCCTCGACGAGTACTGGCGCGAGTACCTCGTGGACGGTGGGCAGTCGCTTTCGCCGTCGCAGGGCGGGGCGTACCCGCCGCTCGCACCCACCAGTGCCACGCCCGCCGCCCGGGCCGCCGGTCTCCTGCCCGCGACCGAGGTCGAGCAGCTGCGCTCCGCGGTGCTGGACCCGGAGTCGCTCAGGCTCGCCGTGCTGAACTGCACCACGTCCTTCCACTGCAATCGCAACCCGTACTACGAGGCCGCGCTCACCCGCGCGGTCAACGACTGGCTCGTCGAGAAGTGGCTCAGCCGCGACGACCGGCTGCGGGCGAGCATGGTCGTGCCGACACTCGACCCCGCGGCCGCGGTCGCCGAGATCGAACGCCTCGGCAGCCATCCGCAGATCGTGCAGGTGCTGCTCCCGGTGCGCACCGACGCACCGTGGGGCAACACCCGCCACCGCCCGCTGCTCCGCGCCGCCGCCGAGCACGGT
The sequence above is a segment of the Amycolatopsis sp. 2-15 genome. Coding sequences within it:
- a CDS encoding amidohydrolase family protein, which produces MSVSTWSAVSAVSSGGTAIGTGAVDTDVHCAPTSLAELAPFLDEYWREYLVDGGQSLSPSQGGAYPPLAPTSATPAARAAGLLPATEVEQLRSAVLDPESLRLAVLNCTTSFHCNRNPYYEAALTRAVNDWLVEKWLSRDDRLRASMVVPTLDPAAAVAEIERLGSHPQIVQVLLPVRTDAPWGNTRHRPLLRAAAEHGLVVGLHAWGRIGQAPTPSGLTHTYLEDYLANSQILVQAQITSLITQGAFADLPELRVTSLECGFSWLPALLWRFDKDWKGVWREVPWLTGKPSEVARRHLRLTTAPAHLPQDPLQVRQALDLFDAGTMLMYASDHPHDHGTGGQRLLAALTDSERERVLAGNADAWYSFGS